One Hordeum vulgare subsp. vulgare chromosome 4H, MorexV3_pseudomolecules_assembly, whole genome shotgun sequence DNA window includes the following coding sequences:
- the LOC123449117 gene encoding uncharacterized protein LOC123449117 isoform X2, with protein sequence MLQGIFTACMRDMQVFVFGSAGIPAPDVIIQLFLVVLYAQRRDFMKRVTVKASTLTKNSKNGQIVCSKEGFREVRAKKEVTDEGKTKRPRMITRVGCKAMIVVKKMNSGKWMVSKFEKEHNHLLSSSKLAPSTSNITSGDNAEFSAKSSAPNEAEVEGHTTDSLTVLYNHLCQEAIKFAKEGSVTEEIYHVAMSALKEASEKVSQVKSCSQHGVSGSEGKHKVVQMKTMSASQCSDEARQKITPSRLTMFQESTSNLVLIPANLLTDSGLSNSDNNRPLSCAFPASGGQGRHGPECSYLHAKNRKVDSPEKYQNSTSGRATQGNHATYHGPSEETSVAIPAIPLTLYMPVSRNSPGDSADGQYKLLTAPIEAVPISYRPAEPIRQPKRSFCNLGPLPGVMSELTGREKGPHPLVHATALACGARVVPLEEAASLIKAIESKIRSGGAKIARLPSSSLSRLVPEAVSMSSSSEDGEENDHSEPPAVNVEGYGHDDQISEEMKLQGEASELETDSENCSGHENHDTADC encoded by the exons ATGCTGCAAGGGATTTTTACAGCTTGTATGCGAGACATGCAGGTTTTCGTATtcggatcagcaggtatacccgcTCCAGACGTGATAATTCAATTATTTCTCGTCGTATTGTATGCTCAAAGGAGGGATTTCATGAAACGCGTAactgtgaaggcctccaccctgaccaAAAACAGCAAGAACGGACAG ATTGTGTGCTCCAAGGAAGGCTTCCGTGAAGTTCGAGCCAAGAAAGAGGTCACAGACGAAGGGAAAACGAAGCGCCCAAGAATGATAACTAGAGTTGGTTGCAAAGCTATGATTGTAGTAAAAAAGATGAACTCTGGAAAATGGATGGTGTCTAAATTTGAGAAGGAGCATAATCATTTGTTGTCATCTTCTAAACTGGCCCCTAGTACATCGAACATTACTTCTGGAGATAATGCTGAATTTTCTGCAAAGAGTTCAGCTCCTAACGAAGCGGAGGTTGAGGGACATACTACAGATTCGCTCACTGTACTTTACAACCATTTATGTCAGGAGGCTATAAAATTTGCAAAAGAAGGGTCAGTCACAGAAGAAATTTACCATGTGGCAATGTCTGCCTTGAAAGAGGCGTCAGAGAAGGTTTCTCAAGTCAAAAGTTGttctcaacatggagtttctggtAGTGAAGGCAAACATAAGGTTGTACAGATGAAAACTATGAGTGCTTCGCAATGTTCAGATGAAGCCAGACAGAAAATAACACCGTCGCGGCTCACGATGTTTCAAGAGTCTACCTCCAATCTAGTGCTCATTCCTGCCAACCTGTTGACTGATTCGGGCTTATCTAATTCTGATAACAATCGTCCGTTATCATGTGCTTTCCCTGCAAGTG GGGGGCAAGGCAGGCATGGACCAGAATGTTCTTATTTGCATGCTAAGAACAGAAAGGTGGACTCACCTGAGAAATATCAG AATAGCACATCTGGCCGGGCAACACAGGGTAATCATGCAACCTATCATGGACCTTCTGAAGAAACTTCAGTTGCTATTCCTGCGATACCTCTGACGCTATACATGCCTGTGTCAAGGAATTCACCTGGAGATTCTGCTG ATGGACAGTACAAATTGTTGACTGCACCTATCGAAGCAGTTCCAATTTCATACCGTCCCGCAGAACCCATCAGACAACCAAAAAGAAGTTTTTGTAATTTAGGTCCATTGCCAGGTGTTATGTCTGAACTGACCGGGCGAGAAAAAGGTCCACACCCTCTAGTGCATGCTACAGCTCTTGCTTGTGGTGCTCGTGTTGTTCCTCTCGAGGAGGCAGCTTCGTTGATCAAGGCCATTGAGTCCAAGATCAGATCTGGAGGGGCCAAAATAGCAAGATTACCTTCAAGCAGCCTGTCACGTCTAGTTCCCGAGGCGGTCTCCATGTCATCGTCTAGTGAAGATGGTGAGGAGAATGACCACAGTGAGCCACCGGCGGTGAATGTCGAAGGTTACGGCCATGATGATCAGATCTCTGAGGAAATGAAGTTGCAAGGTGAGGCATCAGAGTTGGAAACTGATTCTGAGAACTGTTCTGGGCACGAAAAccatgatactgctgattgctga
- the LOC123449117 gene encoding uncharacterized protein LOC123449117 isoform X1 translates to MEISSHEPSEAENLIGHEDDTELTPCEGMEFESEDAARDFYSLYARHAGFRIRISRYTRSRRDNSIISRRIVCSKEGFHETRNCEGLHPDQKQQERTGTRVGCKAMIMIKKIGPGKWVVAKFVKTHNHGSVPPRKLDIRSAHQDLNPIEKPQSTEVDPVGEPVEGMEFDSEEAAKLFYINYARLNGFRARISRYCRSRRDNSIISRQIVCSKEGFREVRAKKEVTDEGKTKRPRMITRVGCKAMIVVKKMNSGKWMVSKFEKEHNHLLSSSKLAPSTSNITSGDNAEFSAKSSAPNEAEVEGHTTDSLTVLYNHLCQEAIKFAKEGSVTEEIYHVAMSALKEASEKVSQVKSCSQHGVSGSEGKHKVVQMKTMSASQCSDEARQKITPSRLTMFQESTSNLVLIPANLLTDSGLSNSDNNRPLSCAFPASGGQGRHGPECSYLHAKNRKVDSPEKYQNSTSGRATQGNHATYHGPSEETSVAIPAIPLTLYMPVSRNSPGDSADGQYKLLTAPIEAVPISYRPAEPIRQPKRSFCNLGPLPGVMSELTGREKGPHPLVHATALACGARVVPLEEAASLIKAIESKIRSGGAKIARLPSSSLSRLVPEAVSMSSSSEDGEENDHSEPPAVNVEGYGHDDQISEEMKLQGEASELETDSENCSGHENHDTADC, encoded by the exons ATGGAGATTTCATCACATGAACCATCAGAAGCAGAAAATCTAATTGGACATGAAGATGATACTGAATTAACACCTTGCGAAGGTATGGAATTTGAGTCTGAAGATGCTGCAAGGGATTTTTACAGCTTGTATGCGAGACATGCAGGTTTTCGTATtcggatcagcaggtatacccgcTCCAGACGTGATAATTCAATTATTTCTCGTCGTATTGTATGCTCAAAGGAGGGATTTCATGAAACGCGTAactgtgaaggcctccaccctgaccaAAAACAGCAAGAACGGACAGGTACTAGAGTTGGTTGTAAGGCTATgataatgataaaaaaaattggtCCTGGCAAATGGGTAGTTGCTAAATTTGTGAAAACCCAtaatcatggatcagttccaccaAGAAAACTTGATATTAGGTCAGCACATCAGGACCTTAATCCAATTGAAAAGCCACAATCTACCGAGGTAGACCCTGTTGGGGAGCCGGTTGAGGGTATGGAATTTGATTCTGAAGAAGCCGCGAAATTGTTCTATATAAATTATGCGAGGCTTAATGGTTTTCGTGCACGTATTAGCAGGTATTGCCGTTCAAGGCGTGATAATTCAATCATTTCTCGCCAGATTGTGTGCTCCAAGGAAGGCTTCCGTGAAGTTCGAGCCAAGAAAGAGGTCACAGACGAAGGGAAAACGAAGCGCCCAAGAATGATAACTAGAGTTGGTTGCAAAGCTATGATTGTAGTAAAAAAGATGAACTCTGGAAAATGGATGGTGTCTAAATTTGAGAAGGAGCATAATCATTTGTTGTCATCTTCTAAACTGGCCCCTAGTACATCGAACATTACTTCTGGAGATAATGCTGAATTTTCTGCAAAGAGTTCAGCTCCTAACGAAGCGGAGGTTGAGGGACATACTACAGATTCGCTCACTGTACTTTACAACCATTTATGTCAGGAGGCTATAAAATTTGCAAAAGAAGGGTCAGTCACAGAAGAAATTTACCATGTGGCAATGTCTGCCTTGAAAGAGGCGTCAGAGAAGGTTTCTCAAGTCAAAAGTTGttctcaacatggagtttctggtAGTGAAGGCAAACATAAGGTTGTACAGATGAAAACTATGAGTGCTTCGCAATGTTCAGATGAAGCCAGACAGAAAATAACACCGTCGCGGCTCACGATGTTTCAAGAGTCTACCTCCAATCTAGTGCTCATTCCTGCCAACCTGTTGACTGATTCGGGCTTATCTAATTCTGATAACAATCGTCCGTTATCATGTGCTTTCCCTGCAAGTG GGGGGCAAGGCAGGCATGGACCAGAATGTTCTTATTTGCATGCTAAGAACAGAAAGGTGGACTCACCTGAGAAATATCAG AATAGCACATCTGGCCGGGCAACACAGGGTAATCATGCAACCTATCATGGACCTTCTGAAGAAACTTCAGTTGCTATTCCTGCGATACCTCTGACGCTATACATGCCTGTGTCAAGGAATTCACCTGGAGATTCTGCTG ATGGACAGTACAAATTGTTGACTGCACCTATCGAAGCAGTTCCAATTTCATACCGTCCCGCAGAACCCATCAGACAACCAAAAAGAAGTTTTTGTAATTTAGGTCCATTGCCAGGTGTTATGTCTGAACTGACCGGGCGAGAAAAAGGTCCACACCCTCTAGTGCATGCTACAGCTCTTGCTTGTGGTGCTCGTGTTGTTCCTCTCGAGGAGGCAGCTTCGTTGATCAAGGCCATTGAGTCCAAGATCAGATCTGGAGGGGCCAAAATAGCAAGATTACCTTCAAGCAGCCTGTCACGTCTAGTTCCCGAGGCGGTCTCCATGTCATCGTCTAGTGAAGATGGTGAGGAGAATGACCACAGTGAGCCACCGGCGGTGAATGTCGAAGGTTACGGCCATGATGATCAGATCTCTGAGGAAATGAAGTTGCAAGGTGAGGCATCAGAGTTGGAAACTGATTCTGAGAACTGTTCTGGGCACGAAAAccatgatactgctgattgctga
- the LOC123449116 gene encoding phosphoenolpyruvate carboxykinase (ATP)-like yields the protein MATAPNGLARIDTTHPEKKAAAKAKAKHENGICHDDSSAPVRAQNIDELHSMQRKRSAPTTPIKDGGASPFAAAVSDDDRRKQQLQSISASLASLTRETGPKVVRGDPARKGEAAAKTAPAAAAPTPQPHHHHHHHVAPTISVSDSSLKFTHVLYNLSPGELYEQAIKYEKGSFITATGALATLSGAKTGRSPRDKRIVKDEAAAQELWWGKGSPNIEMDEHTFLTNRERAVDYLNSLDKVFVNDQFLNWDPENRIKVRIISARAYHSLFMHNMCIRPTEEELESFGTPDFTIYNAGKFPCNRYTHYMTSSTSVDINLGRREMVILGTQYAGEMKKGLFSVMHYLMPKRRILSLHSGCNMGRHGDVALFFGLSGTGKTTLSTDHNRLLIGDDEHCWSDNGVSNIEGGCYAKCIDLSREKEPDIWNAIKFGTVLENVVFDEHTREVDYTDKSVTENTRAAYPIEYIPNAKIPCVGPHPKNVILLACDAFGVLPPVSKLNLAQTMYHFISGYTALVAGTEDGIKEPQATFSACFGAAFIMLHPTKYAAMLAEKMQTYGATGWLVNTGWSGGRYGVGKRIKLPYTRKIIDAIHSGELLTANYQKTEVFGLEIPTAIDGVPSEILDPINTWTDKAAYKETLLKLAGLFGKNFEVFASYKIGEDNTLTEEILAAGPKV from the exons ATGGCGACGGCGCCGAACGGGCTGGCGCGGATCGACACGACGCACCcggagaagaaggcggcggccaaggcCAAGGCCAAGCACGAGAACGGGATATGCCACGACGACAGCTCGGCGCCGGTGCGGGCGCAGAACATCGACGAGCTGCACTCCATGCAGCGGAAGCGCTCGGCGCCCACCACGCCCATCAAGGACGGCGGCGCCTCCCCCTTCGCCGCCGCCGTCTCCGACGACGACCGCCGGAAGCAGCAGCTCCAGTCCATCAG TGCGTCGTTGGCGTCGCTGACACGTGAGACCGGGCCCAAGGTGGTGAGGGGCGATCCGGCAAGGAAGGGCGAGGCCGCCGCCAAGACCGCGCCGGCGGCCGCGGCCCCGACGCCGCAgccccatcaccaccaccaccaccacgtcgcccCCACCATCAGCGTCAGCGACAGCTCCCTCAAGTTCACCCATGTCCTCTACAACCTCTCGCCCGGCG AGCTGTACGAGCAGGCGATCAAGTACGAGAAGGGGTCGTTCATCACGGCCACCGGTGCGCTGGCGACGCTGTCCGGCGCCAAGACCGGCCGGTCGCCCAGGGACAAGCGCATCGTCAAGGACGAGGCGGCGGCGCAGGAGCTCTGGTGGGGCAA GGGCTCGCCGAACATCGAGATGGACGAGCACACGTTCCTGACCAACAGGGAGAGGGCGGTGGACTACCTCAACTCGCTGGACAAGGTGTTCGTCAACGACCAGTTCCTCAACTGGGACCCGGAGAACCGCATCAAAGTCCGCATCATCTCCGCCAGGGCCTACCACTCGCTCTTCATGCACAACAT GTGCATACGGCCGACGGAGGAGGAGCTGGAGAGCTTCGGCACGCCGGACTTCACGATATACAACGCCGGCAAGTTCCCCTGCAACCGGTACACGCACTACATGACGTCGTCGACGAGCGTGGACATCAACCTGGGGCGGCGGGAGATGGTCATCCTGGGCACGCAGTACGCCGGGGAGATGAAGAAGGGCCTCTTTAGCGTCATGCACTACCTCATGCCCAAGAGGCGTATCCTCTCCCTCCACTCCGGCTGCAACATGGGCCGCCACGGCGACGTCGCCCTCTTCTTTGGACTCTCAG gtacCGGAAAGACGACGCTGTCGACCGATCACAACAGGCTCCTGATCGGCGACGACGAGCACTGCTGGAGTGACAATGGCGTGTCCAACATCGAGGGCGGCTGCTACGCCAAGTGCATAGACCTCTCCCGGGAGAAAGAGCCTGATATTTGGAACGCCATCAAGTTCGGGACAG TGCTGGAGAACGTCGTCTTCGACGAGCACACCCGCGAGGTCGATTACACCGACAAATCTGTCACAG AGAACACTCGTGCCGCGTACCCGATCGAGTACATCCCCAACGCCAAGATACCGTGCGTCGGGCCACACCCCAAGAACGTCATCCTCCTCGCGTGCGACGCCTTCGGCGTGCTCCCGCCCGTCAGCAAGCTGAACCTGGCGCAGACCATGTACCACTTCATCAGCGGCTACACTGCTCTC GTCGCCGGTACAGAAGACGGCATCAAGGAGCCGCAGGCGACCTTCTCCGCCTGCTTCGGCGCGGCCTTCATCATGCTCCACCCGACCAAGTACGCCGCCATGCTCGCTGAGAAGATGCAGACGTACGGCGCCACCGGGTGGCTCGTCAACACCGGCTGGTCCGGTGGAAG GTATGGCGTCGGCAAGCGGATCAAGCTGCCATACACCAGGAAGATCATCGACGCCATCCACTCCGGCGAGCTCCTCACGGCCAACTACCAGAAGACCGAGGTCTTCGGCCTCGAGATCCCCACCGCCATCGACGGCGTGCCGTCTGAGATCCTCGACCCCATCAACACC TGGACGGACAAGGCCGCGTACAAGGAGACGCTCCTGAAGCTGGCCGGCCTGTTCGGGAAGAACTTCGAGGTGTTCGCCAGCTACAAGATCGGGGAAGACAACACCCTCACCGAGGAGATCCTTGCTGCTGGACCCAAAGTCTGA